The genomic segment gatatacccaacatttgtctctccatcgctctttgtgccttccttatcctatccaaattggcctgtgtaaatgagcaccggtattatacaggagttatataccttgcttcgtaagtatagaggaattgtttgattttttagaacgtaagaaagtttgccgaacgctgcccatcccattcttactcgtctcgatatttcggatgtttgattttctctgttagctctgattacttgtcctagatagatatactcatttacctgttgtattttttctgtttgtatttttattgcctcttggtcttccgtgtttgtcattacttttgtaatgttcaagttaatttttaggccttctTGCAGTGAtatttcatgaagttcattcagcattaattctagttcttgtcgttccgaggagatcaggagtatatcatccgcatatctaaggtgatttaggtactttccgttaatacatattcctctgttttcccaatctgttgattttattatatcttcgagggtcaaagtaaacagtttaggtggaattatatcgccttgtcggactcctcgtttaacttttatattatccgttattaatttgtcgtccagaattacggtcatggttgcgttttggtaaatatcatgtatcaattgtcggtatcttgaatctatgctactattgaccagagcttcttccaccgcccagtgttcaatgctgtcgaaagccttttcataatctacgaatgtaagtacagcggaaggttgtattcattggttttcttaattaagattttaagcgcatgtagatggtcgattgtgctgtatcctttcctgaatccggcctgttccactgtttggtagttatcaagtttataggttagtcggttgtttattattcttgtgaaggttttatatagttgtgacaaaagggaaataggacggtagttgtttaggtctgttcggtctcctttcttatgtattaagattgtgttggcatttctccattgtttaggtattttaccTTCAAAAAGACATTTGTGGAAcagtatttttagcattttttttatcGTGTCTCCTCCTTATTTTAGCAGTTCCGCCAGTATTTTGTTCTCACCggccgctttatttcttttcatgtcGTTTATGGATTTTTCGATTTCATCTTCAGTTATTTCTGGTAATATCTCTGAGCCAACATTTGGATTTTCCTCGAGAGATTCTGTTTAGATGATCGTGGTGGGTCATTTTTAGAACTGTATAGGTCTGTGTAATATCTTTCTGTGATTTTTACTATTTCTCCTAGATCTCTTTCTTCATTGTTCTCAGCTTTAAGCATGATTAGTTTTTTTTTCCTATATttgtcttcattgtttttaaacttttgttcttctctatgattttcttaatgcgatcttcttggtatttctttaaatcttcctttatctgttttcttatggTTTTGTTCAGTTCGGTAAACTCCACTGTTCTTTTGTTCAGGACTTGTCGtcatttttttagcatatcttgtgatttagtgctaattttttgttgttttcgcttttgtttattagcaatctttaGGCCTGCTTCTAGTAGTTCTACTGCAGTTAATACTCAATAAATAGAGATAGAGGGAAATAAAGGAATTGGTGAAAAGAAATAATCATGGCTCCGAAACTTTTGTCAATAGAGACTGTTTTATCAGCAGATCAGTTGTTAAGTCCCGCACAAGATTGAGAAAAATATCCACAAATCGTCATGGAGGCTATAAGCGCATATGTTTGGGCACTGCGTTGtgagttattaaataaaataatcagTTCTCaaagttataattaaaatattttatacttacCCAAACAAGATTCCATCAAGAAATAAATATACTTGCTATCTCTGTAAGTCCTGTACAATCTCACAATAAACGGCGACTTTGAACCCATCTGAATCCTTTTCTCGTTAAAAACATGTTCTTGTTGATTCTGCTCAACaatctcaatttttttaaggtaCTTTAGTGCAAATACTATCTTTTCGTTTTTAGTGTGCTGTACCAACTCCACTCGTCCGAACCCACCAACTCCAAgagttttgataatttttaaatcaaacaaGTTAATATCGTCATACTCGCCGTGCACAGACCGTATGGAATCCTTGGGTTTGTCTTTTACTTTGATATACTTGAAGTTTTTGATGTCCCCTAAGTGATCTACAAATTCTTTTCTAGTCAACGTTAAACATTCGACGCCAGGACTATTGGCAGTTACGGTTGCTTGTCTACAATCTTCTTCTAATAGAGCCAGTTCGCCAAAACAGTCTCCTTTTTTGTATACTCCAACGGTTCCTTCTCCTTCTTTGCTTATCGTGACAGTTCCAGctctaataatataaaatttgtcacctgaaaaaaaggaaaaaaatttatACGTGTCATGTATCATTAACCTCTATTTACTgaagaaaaaggaaaaataaatgaATCTTAAAAAatcatctttttcttcttcttcaaaataaatatataactgaATCTAAGTACTTACCTCTATCGCCCTGTTTAACAATAGCTTTGCCAGTGGGAAAGAATTCAGTCTTCAATAACGTCGAAACAATGTGCAACGCATCGCTTCCAACAACATTCAAAATCTCATTATTAGACAAAAATTCattgatttcttcttcttttttcaggTTACTCCTAAGCATAATTTGTTGGTACACGGTACTATCTAAAACCCACACCCTTCCAGAAGAGAGAGCTTTAATGGTCGCAAGTCTCTTGGCATTGTACAAAATAGCTAGTTCCCCAAACACTCTGACATCACTAAATTGACTGACCGTCTTTCCATTTACAACAACTTGGTAATTTCCTTTAGCAGAAACGTACATATGCTGTCCTTTATCTCCTTGTTTGATGATCACTTCTTTTGCTGAAATTTCTTTGTTGTACATCGCTGCTATTACGTCGTTTAGCTGTTCCCCTGATATTATTTTATGGAGGAAATCGTTACTCTTAATGGCATTGCGTATGAGCTCTTCATCACTAgaatagtaaaaataataaatatataaccTACTGTTCTATAGAAATAAGTACATAATTGGTTTTTCGGTATCGTTTATGCGCAACATAAAGCTTCTTTAAGCTTAACTAAAGACTTATAGTCTTCCCCTATAGACCATGGATCATCATCTTCACACAATTTTAATGAAAAAgtatagaaaatcctttaaaatcagactttgtaaagttatttttttattgtttgcttAATTATTAGCGATTATAAGTGGATCATTAGGCTTACATAATGTTGGGCCGGTTGTCCTTGCATAATTTCGCACCTGGTGTTTTGGGTATGGCGATAAATATAGAGggaagccaatcttttggaatctggcccaTATTGTTGATATCGTTAAATAGTTTCACAATAATGTCTAGATTCTCATCATCAAGTTTCTGCATAAATATCATCTGGTCATGGAGCTTTGTTACTTTTAATAGTTTGATAGTCTGTACAACCTTAGCTTTCAAAATActtaagtaattacgtaaaacgTATTCGTTTATGGAAtactataaatataaaacataattcATTACTAAAAGGGACTTTTAAGTTTAAGGGTATTTTAAACACTCATACGTATTGAAAAGAGTATTAAAATAAATAGCATATTAGGTTTGCCGATGACACAGCGATAGTgacagataacatcgaagattctCAATGTCTTTTAAGtgaaaattactatttaaatgggaatgatctaactcttgcaagtgaagttTTGGGTTTGAAACTAATTATCAAGAaggcaaaaataaaaacaatgagtatagatagaaataattacttaaatatatataagaTATATGTTGCTAGAGAAGAAATcgagtcagtcaagcagtttaaatACTTGAGTTGTCTGTTAAACTATAATTGTGACCCTGAGACTGAAATAAAGATCAGAGTAGAACAAGccaaaaattcttttttaaaacttCATAAATTTCTGACTGAAAGATGCCAAAGTGTTACGTTTGGCCTTTTCTTTTGAACGGAATGGAAGCATCGACCTTAAAGGTCAGATCCATTAACAACTTTAAATTTCTGAAGTGGTGTGCCTGCCCCTAATGTTTAGAATATCATGGAAGAACAGATTCAGAAATGATGAAGTATTCAGAAAGCCTCCAGGATGGAAAAGTTTTTTgattatgtaaaaagtaaaagGGCTGCATATTCAGGGTACATATTACGacgagaacgatacactttttaGCAACTAGTACTAATGCTTCGTAATTCTGCTAAAAATAGAATAATTCAATGCAGACTATTTATTATCTGATCTAAAAAAAATGTACGGTGTACGCCTACGCAGAAATCCATGGCacctttaagaagaagaagaaattgtttTTTTCCCGCAATCATTCAATTCATAACCAAAATTCTGTTACGCCCTGTATATATACTGTATATGTAACAATAAATTTGGAATGCACCAAAGTAAAAATGATCTTTTCTAGATCGACGGATTTTCTAACGACAATATAATAATAAACTCTGATAACATTGAGTATTTTATTCCATTGTAAATTATCTCCAATGATAAACATTCTATGAAATTGAAAATGAATTTACTTAATTGAAACTGCCACTAAAATAatgagtttattttttttattttttttttatacaatattAAAATGATAAATAATGAGTAATAGTTACTAATAAATAAGATATGTAGCCAAAAATAATTGTTTTCGCCATCATTTTTGTCATCAAGGTTTAGCAAATagataaattattattcttaatGCAATTCAAGGTGCCCACAGTTAGTATAACAATTATAAATTGTAAAGCGATTATTACGAAATTAAAACTtatttgtcatcatcatcattatcacggTGCTATATCCCTTAAACGGCTTCGACCTTCCCAAATTTTCTGCGTTATTCTACTCTGTCCCTTACTTGGATTTTCCATTTGGCAACACAAATCTCAGCATCCTGTGTTGCCCCGTCTATCCACCTCAGTTTTGGTCTTTTTTATCATCCACAAGGAAATTGAATTTCCTGTAGTTTACTGTATACCATAAATTacaaaaactttagattaaagCAGAAGTCTGAATTGGTtttgaaaaattagtttacggatttattatcagatgtcgctatttgcgtttatacgaagccatgttagagttgcttctacCAAGACAGGAACTATtgttattttcacgttcagagcgtatgtgaaaagtcgttctgaagatcccttttagggtgaaatacgtataagcggatatacagacgcattatacgtgaaatcaaatctaaactatctttttccttttattccggtatactctttatgagtactagaaactaatttgctaaggatttttgcttagttgaggagatatgttgtggaatgcaatttaaGATTTCCCATGTCTATAATAACatatttatcaacgtctgttttgccttgcaattcttagaaggcacagattaaaacaGAATCTgaattggtttcgaaaaattagtttacggcaaattttatttaacaaattctttataaaatttatatatatttaaaaaagaccCTTTGGGGCTATATCATAGAACATTTTCGGCCTaacaagtccatcatcagtgaAGTTACTAGGTATACATACGTGAAGCCattaaatatgtgggtaaaaaccctttcaATGATATTAAATTAGTTTTTAACATAGTTTTAACATAGTATTatgttaaagttttaaacaaagttactACTTAGCAACGCATGACTCTCAATTGAGGTTGATGAAACAACGATGTTGTTTTTATATGGACCCCAGATAGCAACTGAGGTAACTGACTGTTATTTTTACCTTTTAGAAACAATAAatactacttttattttaaacaaaaagtttttttctaACTTAAGTCAATCAGAAATTACATACTATTTGTAGGCGTGAGCTTCAAATCAGTTCAAAGGATAATGGAAAAGCCGGGAAATGGAAAATAGCTCAACTAATAATAAGTTTTCTCTTCCGTCTAAAAACAAACTATTACGTCGGTCTATTATAAGTTTCCATCTTGAAGAAAAAATGCTTCCGATAGTTAATAGATTACATACAAAACATTTGTAGAAGAAATGGGTTACACTAAAAGCAGAGtaactttcagaaaaaatatgtATACTATAGGATAAGCTAAAATAATGCAGACGACGCAAAATACGGAGGACtcgatctgaccaaacaactattaaaactaatccaaaaaataatagaagaaaacagaatTCTTCAAGAATCAagaagatcaagcatcctaatacctctcttcaaaaagggagacaaatcggacccggaaaattacagaggaatgaatttattaaacacaacactaaaattaacaaccaaagtgataacaaataaactgaatgaaattataacactagcagaagaacaacaaggtcgGGGATATTTCGTGGAAGAcagtttcgtggaccttaagaatgcatttgaccgggtcaaattaaaagacgttatccacttacaaaacaacacaataaaattaaaagtagaagaagaactaactgacccaattAAAGCTggaaatggaataagacaggaagattctCTAAACTGAAGTAGTTGCCCTtaacttttttttctatttaggcGCAGATGACCAGTAGCTGTAGTAGCTAGGAATATCACATTTATAAAGAAAATTTGAATATAACCCCTTTGATAAGATAGTAAAATCCACCAATAAGTCATAAATTTTAGTAATACATATAATGAAAGTGGGCATGAAATCAAATTAGATAGGACTGTTAAAGGTCTTGTACGGCATACAATTGAGAAAATATATATAGACGAAAGGGCGTCCATATTAGACAAATTACGTAGCTTATTAAATATGATGTAGATATAAAAAGTGGTAGAGGTAGTGGATTTTCTAAACGGCTATTAGTCACGCATGCGCAAAGTACAAATCTACGCTTCCAACATGTTTTTGGGATAGTCTAAAAGTATGCATTTTGCATTATGCAGTTATGCATTATGGtttgatttttttctaaaatgaTTTATCAAAATAGCAATAATTAACCAATACAGGCTTAATAGACCAACTTCATATAACAGATTAAGTTATTTAATATATCGTTTACCTTTGAAGTTTATTATAAACTGGGAGTTTATCTTGTAGATTTTGGTCGATACGTACTGGAATGGGAGCTACACCTTCTCTTCTTTCTTGTGATTCAATTATACTGCCGATACTTGGCTAAAAAACGGAATTTTAGTTTTTTAGCAAATTTTTATAActtatataagaataaaatagttattttttaaaaatagttttatatggtATAAAATCTAAAGTTCAACTGACAAATACTAAATTTTTAGTTGTATAGGAGCAGAAGAACGCTCACATTACTATCATACAAGAAGTACGATCGACAGGCCATAGCATAATCCAAAAGTTCACTTTAGTTCACAGTACTTTATAGTCAGTAACAAAGTCAAGCACTTGGTTTTAGCACAAGTTTTAGCGCAAATTTTGGCACAAGATTTTAAGTTAATAAGTCCACTAATGAGCTGCTTAAAGATCAATGCCAAGTTCTTCAATATTAGTCTTATTAACGTACGTGCCGCAACAGAGGACAAGTAAGAAAAAGAGAAAGTCTATTTCTACGATTAATTATAAGACACGTATGACACTTGTCacagaaatgacattaagataGTAGTCGGAGATCTGAATGCAAAAATCTAGAAGGAAATATATCTACCCCATATTGGTAAGTATAGTCTCCATCATAAAACCAATTAGAATAGGAACCGAGTAGTCAGTTTTGCAGCCGCTAACAACATGATCGTGGGAAGTACATATTTTCCacacaaaaaatatatatgatgACTTGGATTTCAACCGATGACTTAACAAATAACCAAATCTATCATGTGCTTAAAGATGCCATACGCTTCTAAGTTAAAAAATTATATGGATAAtgaaagaaaagaatttaaacctaggctgagaatatgtaaaattattatggcacatatactcaatacaaaaagGACGTATTAGATAGATACGTGAAACATTATTAAGATCTACTTTCCACCGAAGGTGAAGATAAAAATCCTCCACCCCCAGTATCAAGAAACAATACATTATTAGAACCTCCTTTAATTCAAGAAGTAcggaatacaataaaatatataaaaagtaacaaaactcCAGGAAGTGGCGGTATACCTTCAAAACTTATTAAATGTGAGAGTGATGGTCTGTTCAATCAGATACTTAAAAAATAGTTTGAGTATTGAGTTATCAATTGGAATGCAGAAACTATAGGGACGTAAAAGCTTCTTGGCGAAGATCAAAGTGGATTTAGATCTGGTCGATCAACAATGGACCAAATTTTTGGGCTGAGACAGATACTGGGCAAAATTGACGAATTCAATATCCATACCTACTAGCTCTTCATAGATTTTTAATTATCCTATAATAGTCTGCTATAAAGTAAAAATTGTATGAAGTTATGGACGAATTCAAGATTTCCGATAAAAGTTTTTGCAAAGTAGGAATACAGTGGGAGAAACACTGGTAAATACACAGTTTCCTGCCggaaatttttttactgtttcttAGTAATTTGGGTCTGCTAAATCCAAGAATGCCATCAGATTTCCTCCATGAAATCGTTTTCAGGAAATACGACAACAGATCACATTTCTAACATATAGGGTAATTTAATTCGGCACTACCTACGTATATGTAGTGCTGCTACCcatcaaataaacaaaacacgAATAAAAAATAAGATATTTATTGTGCAACAATATACTTAAAAAAACCATCACACATATCTGCCAAAAAATCTTAACTTTTCATCTAACCTAACTAGCATCGCAGCACAAATCTGTTATTAGGCGTCACCTAGAAACTtccttttatagttttttttacaaAGGCTTTAAAAGGACGGTCTCTTTGAAGACTACAGCAGTAATCCGCCATCATGTGATTGTCCCATCTCCCCTGATACCCCCGTTATATTTTTTTGATATCTTGGTGAAAGCGTTCCCCTTGTTCCTCACTAAGGTCACCACGATTTTCTAGGAAACGGAAAAGTGGCTGTGAaggtaatgaattttaatactcatATGACAACCGTCTTTGTTAAAATTGTTGAGCATTTGTTCCACTATATCCCGGTAATTTTTCGATTTATTGTTTCCAAGAAAACTTTCCACAACTTTCACAAAAGAGCACCATGCATTCCATTCAATTTCAGTAATCGATTCTCTAAAATGCGAATCTTTTATAAGTTGTCGTATCTGAGGCCCATCAAATATTCGGGCTTTCATTTTTTCTTTACTAAGTGCAGGGAATTAGCTGGACAAGTATTCAAAACCATGATGATTCTGGTCTAGggcctttacaaattgtttcattaGTCCTAGTTTAATATATGTAACGAgggtaatattattttctctcggtCGACCAATGCTTCGTTAATCTCCTTGAACTAAAGCATCTCTAAAACTCCATTTTCTTCTACTCCAGTGTTGGTCCATAGCCCTGCTATCCCAAAGACACAGGAAATAAGGATATTTTGTATAGCCACCTTGTTGTCCCAGGAGAAAGTTCACCATCTTAAAATCAACACAGATCGCCCATTGATGTTAGTTATACTTGATGTTTTTCAGCACCAGcgatattattttatattcttctttcatttttatagaatGCCCAATTGGTATACTTCCATATTCGTTGCCATTATGTAGAAGGACACACTTTAAACTTCGTTTGGAACTGTCGATAAAAAGACGCCAGTGATCTGGTGTATACTCCGATACACCCATTTTTTCCACAACAGTCCTttaatattgttacaaaaaatcATATCATCTTGCTGAGAAAAAAAGGCAgaaaatctttttttctattacgGTAGTATGTAATTTTGGTGTCTGGGTGAAGAAGATTCTTTTCCTTTAGTCTAGAGGCAAGTAACTCGGAAGAATCCTTTGGAATGTTCAAATACCTGATAAAATCGCTTAACTCTTCCTAAGTAAAGTGCTCAGAACATGTGTAATCAAAATCAATTCAAAATCACTGCCGTTTTCCTCAAATCTATTAGTCTGTAGTTCGTTAGATAACTTTTCGACATTATAGTCTGGTAACGTAGgtaacgacataaagataaaaagaggtgtgcgacagggatgtatattgtccccattattgttcaatacatattcagagcacattatgaacctagcgctaacggacatagactagggaatacttataaacggagaacgattgaacaacataagatacgctgatgatactgtcatttttgcagacagtcttaaaggtctgcagacacttgtctccagggtggcacaagtaagtagcaggtttgggcttgattttaacatcaaaaaaaccaaatacatggttataagcaaaaataggataccaccagGTCAATatctagttaaccaacaacctataacacaaatcaccaacttttgttatctgggtgcaaacttaaatgaacagtgggaccaatcgacggaaattaagataaggatcgagaaggcaagattagcttttgtcaaaatgaaaaaaatctttaacagccacgatataaaactGACAATAAAAGTtagtttactaaaatgctacgtattctccgttatTTTATATGGCGTGGGGTCATGGACCTTatctgaagcatcactgaagagactcgaagcatttgagctgtggtgctatagacgcatgttgaggatttcctggatagacagagttaccaacgaagaagtactacatagaatgggtaaagagcgcgaaccataaaacgtcgcaaactagaatacctgagccatataatgcgcaatgaacaacgatacaatctacttcggaccatacttcaaggtaaagtgcatgggaaaagaggtccaggacgaagaagaatatcctggctgcataacctgcgaaaatggtttaacttaaccactaccggacttttcagggcatcAGTCAacaaggtcagaatagccatgttagtgtccaacatccgtaacggataggcaccataagaagaagaacgtAGGTAGACTGCTAAATATTGGAATGGGTATCTGCTCAAGCATATGTGGAATTGGTCTTATTGCTGAATCCAGGTTAGGATATGTCAACGTATGTCGATTGTTACGATTAATATCCTTTATATTTACAAGGCAGAAGTAGCAatcgtcaaaataatttttttggttcCCTCCATATCATTAGAACACCAAACTTTAAACATTTCCGTTGTCCTTTCGTCCACTGTCGCAAGTTATCAAGACAAGTTTTGCACACTACATGTGAAGCCTAGGATTTATCTTGATCTTGAATCTTTATGTCATAGCGAGTGAGAAGGATACGAAGAGGTAGACCAAAACTTAGATGGAAAGAATGTGTAGATGATGATGCTAGAAAAATAGGTACACCAAACCAGCAACGGTTCGTACTGTATAGGGCCGACTATAGAAACAGACTTAAGAAGTTTGAGCCTGTATTAAAGGATTGTAGCaccaatgataatgatgataggAGGAGAAGAATTGGAAGAAGAAAgcctaaaaaatatatacagtaaTAAACTAGAGAGAAGACTAAAAATAACATCAATGGAAAATAGTATAGAGGATTAATGGTTAAAAATAAACGTGGCAGTAGTAAAAACAGCAGAAGAAATAAAGGgacaaagaaagaaaataaaaaattcctGAGTCCTGAGTtctattttttaatcacatagaagttaaaaaaatttaaaaaatggattCAGGTTGTATAGATCCCAAAAATATGATTAACCCTGCAAAAATCctttaaaactttgaaaaaatatattttttggggATTTGAACGTGTTTCGCCCCATTTTTGAATGTCCAATAAACTCAGGTACTTCAAACTATATCCAACCTATAAAAAACCTGGGGTAGCgggtaaaaaaatgaaaaaaattgaattctgagACTGAAGGCATTTTGCATATCTTAACGGGGGtaccctttatttatttcaaaGACAGCATCTTGTTGCCAGACTTTTTCGCACTATAGTGCCATACGAGTGTGACACAAAAAATTAAACTATAAGAATTTATTCTATTTCCAAGTAACAAAaccaaatattgtttttaaattgaaTGTTGAGGAGGATTTCCGAAACGGTAGCCAAAACGtcaaatgtaaaatattttaaattaaaattgtggttGATCCTTGTTAAATATTGTAGTTAAGAGCAAAACTTTTGCACCAAAATACGACAAGTTGAAgaacaataaattaattttaaaatttatacttACTTTTGGAGTTTCCAAGTCAAGACTTGACGAAACAGAAAGAGTTTCATCATAACTTAAATAAATTTTACCATCATCATCTTGCTCCTCATTTTGATCGGTACTAGTTGCGGTACTGGTTGCGGGACTAGGGCTCACAGGCCTATTAGAAACAGGTACAGGGGGGGCTTTATCTTTCTTTAAAGCTGACTTGGTTTTGGTTTTTTCTTGATTAATCACTACAGCTGCATTACCGGTACTATGTTCACTAGTTTTTCCTTTTTCAATAATTCTTGCTTTTTCTGTACTGAAGTTTTGATCTCCTGACGAGTAGATCTCTTCCTGAGGCTGAGTTATTGTTACGATTTCAGCGTGTTGTAGCCTCGATGCATATATATCCTCCTCGGATTTAGTCTTGGTCAAAATTTCCACATTTTGAGCTTTTGATGGGTGTATTTGGTCTTCCTGGTGCTGTGTTGTTGTTGAAATAACTGATTGTGCAGATTTTTCATTCGCATATTCTGCGTTTTGAGTTTTTGATGGAGATATTTGCTCTTCGTGGTGCTGTGTTTTCGTTGAAATAACTGAGTGTGCAGTTTCATTCTCTTGCGAACTATTTATATTATTTGTGTCCTTTTGTGTTAAACTGTATCTTCTTGTAGCAGCTGTTTGTTGATTGGTATCCTGAATTCCTGCGACAGTAGAAACTTGAGATCTTGTACGCTCATCTTGATGGGTAGAGGATATTTCATTATCATTCGATCCAGA from the Diabrotica undecimpunctata isolate CICGRU chromosome 1, icDiaUnde3, whole genome shotgun sequence genome contains:
- the LOC140432793 gene encoding cGMP-dependent protein kinase 1-like, whose product is MVFCFCMRRGCFSKTLVINSNTKEFNTNVDKTRDRIVTLPEIKLRKDYEENGSAGAVPRQRSGSNDNEISSTHQDERTRSQVSTVAGIQDTNQQTAATRRYSLTQKDTNNINSSQENETAHSVISTKTQHHEEQISPSKTQNAEYANEKSAQSVISTTTQHQEDQIHPSKAQNVEILTKTKSEEDIYASRLQHAEIVTITQPQEEIYSSGDQNFSTEKARIIEKGKTSEHSTGNAAVVINQEKTKTKSALKKDKAPPVPVSNRPVSPSPATSTATSTDQNEEQDDDGKIYLSYDETLSVSSSLDLETPKPSIGSIIESQERREGVAPIPVRIDQNLQDKLPVYNKLQSDEELIRNAIKSNDFLHKIISGEQLNDVIAAMYNKEISAKEVIIKQGDKGQHMYVSAKGNYQVVVNGKTVSQFSDVRVFGELAILYNAKRLATIKALSSGRVWVLDSTVYQQIMLRSNLKKEEEINEFLSNNEILNVVGSDALHIVSTLLKTEFFPTGKAIVKQGDRGDKFYIIRAGTVTISKEGEGTVGVYKKGDCFGELALLEEDCRQATVTANSPGVECLTLTRKEFVDHLGDIKNFKYIKVKDKPKDSIRSVHGEYDDINLFDLKIIKTLGVGGFGRVELVQHTKNEKIVFALKYLKKIEIVEQNQQEHVFNEKRIQMGSKSPFIVRLYRTYRDSKYIYFLMESCLGGDLWSLLQRQKNKRFEEKEARFICSCVLLAFEYLHSRGIIYRDLKPENLLLAVNGYIKLTDFGFAKKVPDRGKTYTFAGTPEYVAPEIVLNRGHDRAVDYWAFGAFVFEMLSGKTPFRTDDVSHMKTYNKILGGIDNIPFPTYINLKARHLVEKLCRPVASERLGMQKNGIQDIKNHKWFLGVDWQKMQKMEIPAPFKPKLEGPTDTKYFDNFKKDSDKTPEELSGWDEGF